The sequence below is a genomic window from Clostridium sp. BJN0001.
TGTTGATGCAGTGGATATGGTGCTGTGGGCGGACAGCGATACAGATATTTATCAATCAAATTTATTTATAAATTATGATAACATAAAAGATTATTATAAAGATAATTGTGCCGTGATGGATGTTACGTTTAAAGGCGGAGATTCTGACAGCAGTACTCACAAAGCTATAGATGAAATAAAAAAAATCACAGGAGATAAAGGTTCATTTATGGGATCTGCCGTCGAAAATAAATCTTTAAGTGAAACACTTTCAAAAGAAATAAGTATTGCTATGGTAATAGCGGTAGTGTTAATTGCTATTATATTAACACTCACAACAAATTCATGGTTTGAACCAGTTTTGTTTTTAATGATTATGGGAATAGCAATAATTATAAATATGGGAACAAATATTATATTTGGTACAATATCGTTTTTGACATTTTCAATAGCGGCAATTCTTCAGCTGGCTGTTGCTATGGATTATTCCATATTTTTGCTTCACTCATTTACAAGAGAGAGACAAGCAGGGTTGGAGCCAACTCAAGCTATTGCAAATGCAGTAAGAACTTCTGTAATTTCAATTTTATCTAGTGGTGCAACTACAATAGTAGGATTTATAGTTCTTGCACTTATGAATTTTAAAATTGGATCTGATATGGGTTTTGTTCTTGCAAAAGGAATAGTAATAAGTTTAATTACAGTTTTATTACTTATGCCAGCACTTATTTTAAGGTGGTCAGATAAGATTGAGAAAACAGCTCATAGAATGTTTATACCACCATTTAACTGCATTTCAAATTTAATATATAAATCAAGATATGTTTTATTTGCAGTAGTAGTTTTACTCGTTCTTCCAGCTTATGTTGGACAAACTATGAATAACTTTACTTATGGAAATTCAGCGCTTGGTGCAAGTAAAGGTACTGTAGTTTATGATGATACAGAAAAAATAAATAAAATTTTTGGAAGAAGCAATCTTATCTTAGCTATGATTCCAAATGACAGTCTTGTTACTGAAAAGAAAATTTCTGATGATATTGAAGATCTTTATTATGTAAAATCTGTAACATCAATAGCAAATAAACTTCCTGAGGGAGTACCTGAAAGTATTATTCCTAAAAGTATTACAAATGAACTTCATACAGATGATTATTCACGAATAATGATTTTTGTAAAATCATCAGATGAAAGTGATTTAGCTTATGAAGCATCAGATAAAATAAAAAGTATTGTTAATAAATATTATCCGGGAAAATCATATGTAGTTGGTGTTACACCTTCAACACAGGATATAAAAGATATATTAACAAAGGATTATAACAGAGTTAATATAATATCACTTATAGGTGTTATTATAGTTGTAATGATTACATTTAAGTCAGGTATAATTCCTATAGTTGTTATGATACCTATTCAGATAGCAATATTCTTTAATATGGCTATACCGTATTTAATAGGTGATGAAATGATGTATATGGGGTATATAATAGTAAGTTGTATTCAGCTTGGAGCTACAATAGATTACTCAATTCTTCTTACGAATAATTACCTCGATGCGAGAACACAGTATGACAAAAAAGAATCGGCACTTCATGCAATATCAAGGAGTGCACTTTCAATTCTTACATCTGGAACAATACTTACAACTGTTGGATATGGACTTTATTTTACATCAACAGTTAATGCAGTTGCTGGTATAGGAAGACTTGTAGGAAGAGGAGCATTATTTAGCATGATACTTGTACTTGGACTTTTACCAATGCTTCTTCTTAAATTTGATAAGATAATATTTAGTCAGAAAGCAAGAATGGAGAAACTTTTAAAATTTGCAAAAGCAAGGAACAAGAAGATAAGACTTACAGCTAGAAATAGACTTGAAATTAGACATAAAAAAGCTAAAGAAAGAAGAAAGAAAATTTCAAAAGCTCTTAAAGGAAAAATAAAACATAAAGATATAGACAGAAATAAGTCAAAGATTAAGGACAAAAAGAGCGAAGAGAGGAGTATAGAATATGATAAGAAGAAATAGATTTATAGCAGCATCATTAAGTGTTATGACAGCAGTATCGTTAATAAATCCATTTTTAAAAGTTTATGCAGCAGCACCTACTGTAACTGCAGATGAATCAGTTTATGCCAATCTTGATTATTATGGAAGCATTTCTGATATGAATATAGTTAAAAGTTGCAGTTTAAATGGGAATACTGAATTTACTGATTATGGTGATTATGCTAAAGTAGTAAATATGTCAAACTATGCAGAGCCTGATATAGATGATGATAAAGTTACATGGAACCTTGAAGGGGAAGATCTAAAAAAGAGATTTTATTATGAATGTACTCCAAAATCAAATGATGTAGAATTTCCTTGGACATTTGATATTTCATATAAATTAAATGGTGTTCCTGCAAAAGCTGAAGATTTAGCTGGAGCATCAGGAGAAATTGAAATGAGTGTTAAAGCAGTTCCAAATGAAGATGCACAGGATTATTATAAAAATAACATGATACTTCAAGTTGCTACAATGATTGATATGGAAAATACATTGAGTGTTGAGGCAGAAGGTTCTCAGCTTCAATCAATTGGTTCTTATAAAGCTGTAGTATTTGCAGCACTTCCAGGTGAAGAAAATACATTTACTATAAGAATAGGAACTAATGATTTTAAGAGTAGTGGACTTGTTATGATGATGATTCCGGGAACACTTGAAAGAATAAAAGATATAAAAGATCTTAAGGAAAAGAAAGACAAGGTAGATGATTCTGCAGATGCTATAAATGAAAGCCTTAATGAAATACTTAATGTTATGTCAAGTATGTCAACTGGAATAAATACAGCATCGAAAGGATTAGATGAGTTAAATGATACAAGAGGATATATAAGCTCAGAGAAAGGAAATGTATATAATAATGTTGACATTTCACTTGATGATATAGATAAACTTGTCGATCAGATAAATAAGTATTATCCAGAATTAAAAAATTCTGAACAGATGGTTAATGATTTGAATTCTAATATTAATGATTTAGTTGGAAGTGTGATTAACCTTAAGAGTGATCTTTCAAGTTATAAATCCGATATTAATAAGATACAGAGGCTTTTAAAGAGATATCAGACAATAATAAATGATACTAATAAAGAGCAAGATGATAGAGATGATGCTATTGATGATTTAAAGGATGCACTTGGAGATTTTAAAGGAGATTTGTCAGATCTTGGAGATAATGTAGGCAAATCTAATACAAGTATTGGACAAACTAAACAAAGTGTTGAAGATCTTATTAAAAAGAAAGCAGAAGCAGAGGCATTATCAAAGCTTCCAACTAATGCACCAGATGCAGTAAAAGAAGCTTATAAGAATGTAGCAGATAAAGCTGCAGAAGAGAAAATTAAACCAGTTGAAAATGCTGTAAGCCCTGCACTTGAAAATCTTACATCAACTAATACAAAAATTTCTTCATCATTAGATTCTGGAAAGGATCTTGCAAGTTCTATTGAAGATGTAATTGATGTAGGAGAGGATTACTGTGAAAATATTGATAAAGCATTAGATAATACTGATAATATGATAGACAAGCTTAATGATGTTAATAAAACATTAAAAATATCAATAGATAAAGTTCAAGATTCAATAGATAATCTTGATACACTTAATCAAACTGCAGATAGCTATAAGGATAATACAATTAATGTTATTAAAGAATCAGAAAATTTAATTAACAAGTTTAGCGATTCTATGTTTGATTTAAAATTTGCATTAAAATCAGCTGAAAATACTATGCAAAATGCAGGAAATAAACTTGATCCTGCTACAAAAAGTACTTTAGATGGTCTTATAGATATACTTGATAAATCTCTTGATGCAGTTGGAACATCAGATTCTATAAAAAATGCAAAAGATACTATAAAAGATGCGATAGATAGTGAAGAGAAAAAGTATGAAGATGATACTAATACTTTAAATATGGATGCAGAGCATCCACTTGAATCTTTTACATCTGATAAAAATCCTGAACCTTCAAGTATACAGATAATATTAAGGACGCAGGAAATAAATAAGGACGCTGTAAAAGATAATTCTGAAGATCTTGAATATAAAGATAAGAATATAGGAATATTACAGAGAATAGGAAATATCTTTAAGAGAATTTATCATGCTGTCGTAGGAGAATAAAAAAAGCAATAAATTTTTTAAACTAAGTAAAAAAGGTTATCGGGTTCATTATATGAATAAGATAACCTTTTTTGTTTTATGTTAAACTATAATTAAAGAATAATTTGCAGTTTTAAGGAGATAAGTCATGCAAAAAATTATATTAGATAACAAAATAACACTTATTATAAAGCATACAGATTTAAATATATCATCTGTCTGTATAGGATTTGAAGCTGGCGCTGGAGCAGAATATGATGAATCATTATATGGTTTAGCACATGCTGTGGAACATATGGTTTATAAAGGAACAAAAAATAGAGATGAAAATGAAATAAATGAAAAGCTTACTGATATATTTGGCTTTAACAATGCAATGACAAATTATCCGTATGTTATTTTTTATGGGACATCACTTACAGAAAATATTGAAGAGGGCATAGAACTTTTATCTGATGTTATACTTAATCCTACATTTAAAGAAGATGGATTTGAGGAAGAAATGAAAGTTATAAAGCAGGAATTAAATGAATGGGATTCTGATTTAGAGCAGTATACTGAAGACAGATTATTCTTCAATTTGTTTAAGAAAAGAAGAATAAAATACCCTATAATAGGGACAAATAAAAGCCTTCAGAATATAAAAGTTTCAGATTTAATAAAATTTTATGAAAAATATTATGTTTCAAATAATTGCGTAATAGCAGTTGTATCATCGCTTGAACCTAAAATTATTAAAAAAATTATAGAAAAATATTTTTCTAATATGAAAAATGGAGAAATTAAAAATCATTATATAGAGTATGAAGATACAAAAAGTAAAATATTTAAAGATACTAATAATTCTAAAAATACAGAAGTTTTAATTGTATCTCAGATTAATAAATTAGAAAAAAAAGAATATAAAAATTTAAAAATTTTTGATGAATTTTTTGTTAAAGGGGTTAACTCAGTTCTTTACAATGCTTTAAGAACTGAAAATTCACTCGTTTATGATGTTTTATCATCTATAGAATATGATAAATACATAAAGCTTTATAAAATAAGATTTAGTGCGTCTATAGATAATGCTGAAAAAGGCATAGAGGTTTTTAGAAAAATTATTAATAACTTAGATGATTATAAAAGTAAGTTTAGAGAATCTTTAGAAAAAATAAAGAAGAGTATTCTTCTAAAAGAGGAACTAAAAAGTGAAACTACTATTTCATCTGCTAAAAAACTTGTTATAGATTATATAATGTTTAAAGGTATGAAAGAAATAGATGAAATGGAAATCGAAACTGAAGATATAGTTAATGTAGCTAAAAAAGTTTTATCTAATATTTCTATTGAAATTGCTCAAAAATAATGTTAAGGAGATAAAAAATGAATAAAAAACTTCCACTTTTGGCTGAAGTGTTAAAATATCATGATGAAAAAAATTTATTATTATCGATGCCTGGAAATAAAGGAGGAAGAGGCTTTTTAATAGATAAGTATGGAAGAAAATTTGCTGAAAATATGGGATTTATTGATATTACTGAAGTTGATCCGCTTGATAATTTTCAGTGTCCTAAAGGAGTTATAAAAGAAGCACAAAATCTTTTAGCAAAAACTTATAATTGCAAAAAAGCATATTTCCTTGTTAATGGAAGTTCATCTGGAAATATGATATCTATTTTTTCAGCATTTAATGAAAAAGATCATGTGGCGATTGAAAGAAATTGTCATAAATCTATATATAATGCTTCTATTTTAAGAAAACTCAAAGTAACATATATAGACTGTCAGGTTGATAAAGATACAGGAATACCTCTTCCTCCTAATGAAAATCAGATATTTAATGCCTTGAAAAAAGATAAAAAAATAAAAGGCGTAATTTTAACATATCCAAGTTATTATGGAATTACATATGATATACGATCTGTAATTAAAAAATTAAAAGAAAAAGAAATGAAAGTTATTGTTGATTCTGCACATGGTGCACATTTTGGACTTTCAAAAAATCTGCCTGATAATATATCTGATTTGGCAGACTATACAGTTTTAAGTGCTCATAAAACACTTCCTGCACTTACTCAAAGCGCGTATTTAGCAGTAAATGATTTAAATTCTAATGTAGAATTTTATATAGGAAGTTTTATTTCTACATCACCTTCTTATATTTTAATGTCATCCTTAGATTATGCAAGATACTATATGGATACATATGCAAAAAAAGATTATGAAAATCTAATAACTTTGATGAAATATTGGAAAGATAAAATAAATAATGAAACTCATTTTAATATATTATCAAAAGATGATCTTAAAATTTATGGAAATTATGATGTTGATTTATCAAGATATGTAGTAGTAACGGAGAAAGGATATTCAGGTCATAAACTTTTGAAATATTTAAGAGAAAAAAAGATTCAGTGTGAGATGAGCTTTGAAAGAGGAGTAGTTTTAATTTTTTCACCATTTAATGATAATAATGATTTTAAAAAAGTATTTAATGCACTTTTAGAAATTGATATTAATAAAATTAAAGAAAATCATTCTTATTTTGATATGATATATAAAATACATGAAAAAAAATTAGAGCCATATGAAGTATTTTCATCTGAGAGCGAATTTGTATTTTATAAAAATGCTATAGGAAAAGTATTAAAAGAATCAATAGTACCATATCCCCCAGGGATACCACTTGTATGTGCAGGAGAAGTCTTAAATGAAGCAGATATTAATATTATAGATGAATATGTAAATAATAATAAAGATATAATAGGAGTATATGATAAAAAGGTCAATATTTTAAAATAAAATGTATATAATAAGCAAAATCGTAAATACTACTAATGTTAAAGTTAATAAGTTTAGCTTTGATATACATATTTATGAAACGGAGGTGAACTGCTGCTGAGTTAAGTATAGAGCAGCGGAACATTTATGACAGACAAGACAATTACTTGTAGAGATTGTGGAAAAGAATTTATTTTTACTGAAGGAGAACAGGAATTTTATAAAGAAAAAGGATTCCAAAATGATCCAGTAAGGTGCCCAGAGTGTAGAAGAAAGAAAAAAGAGAATCATAGAAGAGATTATTAATAAAATTTTTAAATTATACTTGAATTATATGCACTAATAAGACTATAATTAATTATGATTTAAAAAATATTTTAATTATAGATAGTAAAAGATTATGATAAGAAATAGTATATTAGGATTAACTTTTAGAGAGCTGAAGGTAGGTGTAATTCAGCAGTGATTCCTAGTAGAAGCAGTCTTTGAATTTTGCTTTTGAAAAATAGATTTATTCTAATTAGAAAGCAACGTTTAGCTTACGTTAATGAGTTTATATAATTTATTTTATATTGGTGAGTGAATAATTTTTTATTATTTATTAGGGTGGTACCGCGTAGAATGTCCTTCGTCCCTTATTGGGATGAAGGATTTTTTTATATACTTTTATTAAGGAGGTAATAAGTATGAATGAAATATTAGAAATTCTTGAAAGTAACAGCAGATATTCTGATAAGCAGATAGCCGTTATGACAGGAAAAACAGTAGAAGAAGTAAGAGATGCAATAAAAGATTATGAGGAGAAAAGTATTATTGCAGGATATACTACTCTTATAAACTGGGAGAATACAGGTAAAGAAACAGTTACTGCACTAATTGAAGTTAATGTCACTCCTCAAAGAGGTGAAGGATTCGATAAAGTAGCAGAAAGAATATATAAATTCTCAGAAGTTAAAGCATGCTATCTTATGTCAGGAGGATTTGATCTTACTGTAATAGTAGAAGGAAAAACAATGAGAGAAGTTGCACTTTTTGTATCTGAAAAACTTTCAATGCAGCAGTATGTATTAAGTACATCAACACATTTTGTTCTTAAAAAGTATAAGGATCATGGAACAATATTTAAAGAGAAAAAAGTAGACGATAGGGAGGCTATATTTATATGATACTTGAAAATATGATACTTAAAAACGTAAAAAATATGCCGCCATCAGGTATAAGAAAGTATTTTGATATGATAAATGAAATGGATGATGTAATATCTTTAGGAGTTGGAGAACCTGATTTTGTAACACCGTGGAATGTAAGAGAAGCTGGCATTTATTCTCTTGAAGAAGGACACACTCATTATTCATCTAATGCAGGTTTTGTTGAACTTAGAAATGAAATAGCAAAATATTTATATAGAAGATTTAATTTAAGTTATAACCCTCTTAGCGAAATAATAGTTACAGTTGGAGGAAGTGAAGGAATAGATCTTGCTCTAAGGGCTATTGCAGGTCCTGGAGATGAAGTTATAATTCCTGAACCAAGCTTTGTTGCATATAAAGGAATTACAACATTTATAGGTGCAAAACCAGTTACTATTGAACTTAAGGAAAAGGATAATTTTAAGCTCACAAAAGAGAGTCTTTTAAAGGCAATAACTCCAAAGACTAAAGTTGTTATAATACCATTTCCAAATAATCCAACTGGTGCTGTAATGACAAAAGACGATTTAAGAGAGATAGTAGATGTTCTAAAAGATAAAGATATTATAGTAATATCAGATGAAATTTATGCAGAGCTTTGCTATGAAGACAAGCATGTATCAATTGCATCTTTCCCAGAAATGAAAGATAAGACTCTTGTTATTAATGGTTTTTCAAAATCGTATGCTATGACAGGATGGAGACTTGGATATCTTTGTGGAAATGAGATACTTTTAAAACAAATGAAAAAGATACATCAGTATGCTATAATGTGTTCTCCAACAATTGCTCAGTATGCAGCAATAGAAGCATTAAAACATGGAGACGATAGTGTAAACAGTATGGTAAAAGAGTATAATAGAAGAAGAAGAGTATTAATTGATGGATTTAGAAAAGCTGGCTTAAGCTGCTTTGAACCTCATGGAGCATTTTATGTTTTTCCATGTATTAAAAGTACACATATGTCATCTGAAGAATTTTGTGAGCAGCTTCTTATTAATGAAAAAGTACTTACAGTTCCAGGAAATGCTTTTGGAGACTGTGGAGAAGGATATATAAGAGCATGTTATGCATCATCTATGGAAAATATACTTGAGGCAGTAAAGAGGATTAAGCGTTTTACTGAAAAAGTTAAAAAAGATAAAAATCTCAAATAGACTTTTATAAAAAGGAAGTAGATATTATGAGAATGGTTGATATTATAAATAAAAAGAAACGAGCAGAAACTTTATCTACAGATGAAATAAATTTCTTTACTCAAAATTATAATAAAGGGAAAATACCAGATTATCAAGTATCCGCTCTTATGATGGCTATTGTTTTTCAGAAAATGAATATAAAGGAAACCTCAGATCTTACTATGGCTATGGTAAAGTCTGGGGATGTACTTGATTTATCATCGATAGATGGAATAAAAGTAGATAAACATAGTACAGGTGGAGTTGGAGATAAAACTACATTAGTTTTAGCACCACTTGTTGCAGCAGCAAAAGTTCATATAGCAAAAATGTCAGGAAGAGGGCTTGGACATACAGGAGGTACAATAGATAAGCTGAATTCATTTAAAGGTTTTTCAACTGATATAAGTGAAGAAGAATTCATTGATAATGTAAAAAAGCATTATATTTCTATAATGAGTCCTACAAAAGATATTGCACCTGCTGATAAAAAGCTTTATGCACTTAGAGATGTTACAGGAACTGTAGAAAATGTTTCTCTTATAGCATCAAGTATAATGAGCAAGAAAATAGCATCAGGAGCAGATAAGATAGTACTTGATGTAAAAACTGGAAGTGGAGCATTTATGAAAGATTATGATGATGCTTTAGTTCTTGCAGAAACTATGGTTAATATAGGAAAACAGATTAATAGAGAAGTGGTAGCTGTTATTTCAGATATGGATCAGCCTCTTGGATATGCTATAGGAAATGTTCTTGAAGTTAAAGAAGCAGTAGAAACATTAAAAGGTAATGGTCCAGAAGATCTTTTAAAGCTATGCCTTACTCTTGGAAGTAATATGCTTGTTTTAGCAGGAAAATCAAAAAATACTGATGAGGCAGAAATGCTTCTTAAAAAGCTTATAGAAAACGGTGAAGCGTTTAAAAAGTTTAAGGAATTTATATCTATTCAAGGAGGAAATCCAATTGACGCAGATAATTTAGAAAATCTACCAAAGACTAAATATATTTATGAAGTTAAATCTAAAATTTCAGGATATGTAAATAGAATAGATTCTTATAAGATAGGAATAGCTTCTATGGTTTTAGGTGCAGGAAGAGCATCTAAGGATGATGATATAGATTTAAGCGTTGGAATAGTATTAAATAAAAAGAGAAATGATAAAGTAGATAATGATGAAACATTATGTTATATATATAGTAATGATGAGGAAAAAACTCATGAAGTAGAGAGATTAATAATAGAAAGTTTTGCTATAGAAGATAAAAAGACAGATGATGTTCCATTAATTTATAAAGTTATAAAATAAGGAGGTCTTTTTTATGATTAGCAGAGTAATTTGGATTGTACTAGATAGTGTAGGAATAGGCGCTATGGATGATGCATGTATGTATGGAGATGAAAATTCAGATACAATAGGAAATATTTCAAAAAAACTTGGAGGACTTAATATTCCTAATATGGTGAAAATAGGACTTGGAAATATTGATGGAATTCATGGATTAAAAAAGTGTGACAATCCTATAGGAGTTTTTGGAAAACTAAAAGAAAAATCTATAGGAAAGGATACAGTTACAGGACATTTTGAAATGTCTGGAATAGTATCTGAGGTTCCTTTTAAGACTTATCCAAATGGATTTAAAAAAGAAATAATTGAAAAGTTTGAAAAAGAGACAGGAAGAAAAGTACTTGGAAATAAACCTGCTTCTGGAACAGCTATATTAGATGAACTTGGTGAAGAGTCAATAAAAACAGGAAGTGTTATAGTATATACATCTGCAGATAGTGTATTTCAAATTGCAGCTAATGAGGATGTTGTTCCGTTAGATGAACTTTACAAAATATGCAAATTCACAAGAAAGATGATGACAGGAGAAAACCTTGTTGCAAGAGTTATAGCAAGACCTTTTATCGGAAATAAATCTGGCCATTTTACAAGAACTCCAAATAGACGAGATTTTGCAATAAAACCACCTTATGACACTATTTTGGATAAAGCTAAAAATAAAGGTCTTGATGTAATTGCTGTAGGGAAAATAGAAGATATTTTTTCAAAAAAAGGTATAACTGAGGCTGTTCATACTATAGACAATATGGATGGAGTAGATAAGACAATTGAATTTATGAAAAAAGATAATAAAGGAATTATATATACAAATTTAGTTGATTTTGATATGAAGTGGGGACATAGAAATAATTATAAAGCATATGGAAAAGGTCTTGAAGATTTTGATTTAAGACTTAAAGAAATAATGTCTTCAATGAGAGATGATGATATTTTATTTATAACAGCAGACCATGGATGCGATCCTACAACTGAAGGAACAGATCATTCAAGAGAATATGTTCCATTTATTGGATATGGAAAAGAATTAAAAGAAAATGTAAACTTGCATGTAAGAGATACATTTGCAGATATAGGTCAGACAATAGCAGAAGTTTTAAATACAGAAAAAATAAAGAATGGAACTGGATTTTATAAGGAAATTAAGAGGTAGAAAATGATAGATTATAAAGAACTTATAAAAACAGCTTTATTTTATAGAAATAATTCATATTCTCCATATTCACATTTCAAAGTTGGAGCTGCACTAATTACAAAATCTTCAAAAATTTTTGGTGGATGTAATATAGAAAATGCTTCGTATGGAGCTACAAACTGTGCAGAGAGAACGGCTTTATTTAAAGCTGTATCAGAAGGAGAAAAAGAAATAGAAGCACTTGCGATTGTGGGAAGCAGAACTGATTATACATTCCCATGTGGAATATGTAGGCAGGTACTAGCAGAATTTTTTAAAAGTGATACAAAGATAATAATTGCAAAAAATGAAGATGATTATATAGTTAAAAATTTTCGTGACATACTTCCAGATTCATTTGATAAAAAAGATATAGATAAAGGGTAAGGAGTGATATATATGAGTACACATATTGAAGCTAAAAAAGGTGAGATAGAGGAAAAAGTAATACTTCCTGGAGATCCTATGAGAGCAAAATTTATTGCAGAAAATTTTTTGACAGATGTTCATTGTTATAACAAAGTCAGAGGAATGTACGGATTTACAGGTAAATATAAAAATGTTCCAATATCAATTCAGGGAACAGGAATGGGTATTCCATCAATTTCTATATATGTAAATGAACTTATAGCAGAATATGGAGTTAAGAATCTTATAAGAGTTGGAACATGCGGAGGATATAGTAATAAAGTAAAGATAAAAGATCTTATTATAGCTATGTCAGCATGTACAGACTCTAATATAAATATTACACGATTTGCGGGTAGAACATTTGCCCCAACAGCAAGTTTTAAACTTCTAAAACCTGCATATGAAATTGCACAAAAAAAAGGTTTTGATCCTAAAGTTGGACCTATATTTACTTCAGATACTTTTTATAATGATACAGATGATTCTTGGAAAATATGGGCTAAATTTGGCTGCCTTGGTGTGGAAATGGAAACAGCAGGATTATATACTCTTGCTGCAAAATATGGTGTAAATGCATTATCTCTTCTTACAGTAAGTGATCATTTTATTACTAAAGAAGAAACTTCATCACAAGAACGAGAAAAGACATTTACGTCTATGATTGAAACAGCATTAGAAACAATGATTAATATTTAAAAATGGAGCGAAAATAATATGTTAATTGCAGTAGTAAGTGACACACATAGAAATCAAAATTATATAAATAAAGCAAAAGAGATAATAATTAAAAAGAATACAGATATACTAATACATTTGGGAGACAATATCGAAGATTTTAATATAATGAATAATGGTTTTAAAGGA
It includes:
- a CDS encoding zinc-ribbon domain-containing protein, whose product is MTDKTITCRDCGKEFIFTEGEQEFYKEKGFQNDPVRCPECRRKKKENHRRDY
- a CDS encoding Lrp/AsnC family transcriptional regulator; protein product: MNEILEILESNSRYSDKQIAVMTGKTVEEVRDAIKDYEEKSIIAGYTTLINWENTGKETVTALIEVNVTPQRGEGFDKVAERIYKFSEVKACYLMSGGFDLTVIVEGKTMREVALFVSEKLSMQQYVLSTSTHFVLKKYKDHGTIFKEKKVDDREAIFI
- a CDS encoding efflux RND transporter permease subunit, translated to MKKKSNHGIVDIIINKRKWIEKIFMILILISLICFPFVGVNYDLTKYLPDYAPSKQGLNLMEQEFGYPGTARVMISDVSIYEAKLYKDKISNVDAVDMVLWADSDTDIYQSNLFINYDNIKDYYKDNCAVMDVTFKGGDSDSSTHKAIDEIKKITGDKGSFMGSAVENKSLSETLSKEISIAMVIAVVLIAIILTLTTNSWFEPVLFLMIMGIAIIINMGTNIIFGTISFLTFSIAAILQLAVAMDYSIFLLHSFTRERQAGLEPTQAIANAVRTSVISILSSGATTIVGFIVLALMNFKIGSDMGFVLAKGIVISLITVLLLMPALILRWSDKIEKTAHRMFIPPFNCISNLIYKSRYVLFAVVVLLVLPAYVGQTMNNFTYGNSALGASKGTVVYDDTEKINKIFGRSNLILAMIPNDSLVTEKKISDDIEDLYYVKSVTSIANKLPEGVPESIIPKSITNELHTDDYSRIMIFVKSSDESDLAYEASDKIKSIVNKYYPGKSYVVGVTPSTQDIKDILTKDYNRVNIISLIGVIIVVMITFKSGIIPIVVMIPIQIAIFFNMAIPYLIGDEMMYMGYIIVSCIQLGATIDYSILLTNNYLDARTQYDKKESALHAISRSALSILTSGTILTTVGYGLYFTSTVNAVAGIGRLVGRGALFSMILVLGLLPMLLLKFDKIIFSQKARMEKLLKFAKARNKKIRLTARNRLEIRHKKAKERRKKISKALKGKIKHKDIDRNKSKIKDKKSEERSIEYDKKK
- a CDS encoding aminotransferase class I/II-fold pyridoxal phosphate-dependent enzyme, with protein sequence MILENMILKNVKNMPPSGIRKYFDMINEMDDVISLGVGEPDFVTPWNVREAGIYSLEEGHTHYSSNAGFVELRNEIAKYLYRRFNLSYNPLSEIIVTVGGSEGIDLALRAIAGPGDEVIIPEPSFVAYKGITTFIGAKPVTIELKEKDNFKLTKESLLKAITPKTKVVIIPFPNNPTGAVMTKDDLREIVDVLKDKDIIVISDEIYAELCYEDKHVSIASFPEMKDKTLVINGFSKSYAMTGWRLGYLCGNEILLKQMKKIHQYAIMCSPTIAQYAAIEALKHGDDSVNSMVKEYNRRRRVLIDGFRKAGLSCFEPHGAFYVFPCIKSTHMSSEEFCEQLLINEKVLTVPGNAFGDCGEGYIRACYASSMENILEAVKRIKRFTEKVKKDKNLK
- a CDS encoding pitrilysin family protein → MQKIILDNKITLIIKHTDLNISSVCIGFEAGAGAEYDESLYGLAHAVEHMVYKGTKNRDENEINEKLTDIFGFNNAMTNYPYVIFYGTSLTENIEEGIELLSDVILNPTFKEDGFEEEMKVIKQELNEWDSDLEQYTEDRLFFNLFKKRRIKYPIIGTNKSLQNIKVSDLIKFYEKYYVSNNCVIAVVSSLEPKIIKKIIEKYFSNMKNGEIKNHYIEYEDTKSKIFKDTNNSKNTEVLIVSQINKLEKKEYKNLKIFDEFFVKGVNSVLYNALRTENSLVYDVLSSIEYDKYIKLYKIRFSASIDNAEKGIEVFRKIINNLDDYKSKFRESLEKIKKSILLKEELKSETTISSAKKLVIDYIMFKGMKEIDEMEIETEDIVNVAKKVLSNISIEIAQK
- a CDS encoding aminotransferase class I/II-fold pyridoxal phosphate-dependent enzyme produces the protein MNKKLPLLAEVLKYHDEKNLLLSMPGNKGGRGFLIDKYGRKFAENMGFIDITEVDPLDNFQCPKGVIKEAQNLLAKTYNCKKAYFLVNGSSSGNMISIFSAFNEKDHVAIERNCHKSIYNASILRKLKVTYIDCQVDKDTGIPLPPNENQIFNALKKDKKIKGVILTYPSYYGITYDIRSVIKKLKEKEMKVIVDSAHGAHFGLSKNLPDNISDLADYTVLSAHKTLPALTQSAYLAVNDLNSNVEFYIGSFISTSPSYILMSSLDYARYYMDTYAKKDYENLITLMKYWKDKINNETHFNILSKDDLKIYGNYDVDLSRYVVVTEKGYSGHKLLKYLREKKIQCEMSFERGVVLIFSPFNDNNDFKKVFNALLEIDINKIKENHSYFDMIYKIHEKKLEPYEVFSSESEFVFYKNAIGKVLKESIVPYPPGIPLVCAGEVLNEADINIIDEYVNNNKDIIGVYDKKVNILK